One genomic window of Saccopteryx bilineata isolate mSacBil1 chromosome 4, mSacBil1_pri_phased_curated, whole genome shotgun sequence includes the following:
- the BTBD7 gene encoding BTB/POZ domain-containing protein 7 isoform X3 has product MGANASTYPHSCSPRVGGGSQAQQTFIGTSSYSQQGYGCESKLYSLDHGHEKPQDKKKRTSGLATLKKKFIKRRKSSRSADHAKQMRELLSGWDVRDVNALVEEYEGTSALKELSLQASLARPEARTLQKDMADLYEFKYCTDVDLIFQETCFPVHRAILAARCPFFKTLLSSSPEYGAEIIMDINTAGIDMPMFSALLHYLYTGEFGMEDSRFQNVDILVQLSEEFGTPNSLDVDMRGLFDYMCYYDVVLSFSSDSELVEAFGGNQNCLDEELKAHKAVISARSPFFRNLLQRRIRTGEEITDRTLRTPTRIILDESIIPKKYAKVILHCMYTDLVDLSVLHCNPSVGSLSEVQALVAGKPNMTRAEEAMELYHIALFLEFNMLAQAKAPLEQSWPGR; this is encoded by the exons ATGGGTGCTAATGCATCTACCTATCCTCATTCGTGCTCCCCGAGGGTCGGGGGAGGTTCTCAAGCCCAACAGACTTTTATAG gGACATCATCCTATTCTCAGCAAGGCTATGGctgtgaatcaaaattatatagcCTCGACCACGGCCATGAGAAAccacaagacaaaaaaaagagaacctcTGGCCTTGCCACCCTGAAAAAGAAGTTTATTAAGCGTCGAAAATCTAGTAGGTCTGCTGATCACGCCAAGCAGATGCGAGAACTCCTCTCTGGGTGGGATGTTAGAGATGTCAATGCATTAGTGGAGGAGTATGAGGGAACTTCAGCCTTAAAGGAGCTTTCTCTACAAGCCAGTTTGGCTAGACCAGAAGCCCGGACATTGCAGAAAGATATGGCCGATCTTTATGAGTTTAAGTATTGTACTGATGTGGACTTAATATTTCAAGAAACTTGTTTTCCTGTTCATCGTGCCATTTTGGCGGCAagatgtccattttttaaaacactgcttTCTTCTTCACCCGAGTATGGGGCAGAGATCATAATGGACATCAATACAGCTGGTATAGATATGCCTATGTTTTCTGCTTTGTTACACTACCTTTATACCGGAGAGTTTGGAATGGAGGACTCAAGGTTTCAAAATGTTGATATCCTGGTTCAGCTTAGTGAAGAATTTGGAACACCAAATTCCCTTGATGTAGATATGCGTGGACTTTTTGATTACATGTGTTATTATGATGTCGTACTTAGTTTTTCTTCAGACTCTGAGCTGGTTGAAGCTTTTGGTGGAAATCAGAACTGTTTAGATGAAGAGCTGAAAGCTCACAAGGCTGTTATCTCAGCACGGTCCCCATTTTTTCGAAATTTATTACAAAGGAGGATACGGACTGGTGAAGAAATCACAGACCGAACTTTGAGGACTCCCACAAGAATTATATTAGACGAGTCCATTATaccaaaaaaatatgcaaaagttATATTACACTGTATGTATACCGACTTGGTGGACCTCTCCGTTTTGCACTGTAACCCCTCTGTGGGGAGTCTCAGTGAAGTTCAGGCTCTCGTCGCAGGGAAACCAAACATGACCAGGGCAGAAGAAGCCATGGAACTTTACCACATAGCACTGTTTTTGGAATTTAACATGCTTGCACAAG ccaaggctccactggagcaaagttggcctgggcgctga